A genomic region of Homalodisca vitripennis isolate AUS2020 chromosome 5, UT_GWSS_2.1, whole genome shotgun sequence contains the following coding sequences:
- the LOC124361893 gene encoding protein Peter pan-like, giving the protein MGKRRSKKGKTAKNNPNSAETEPEELTRAPHSFVIHRGSVGRTIVDFTKDFRKVMEPFTASSLKVRKKNVLKDFSAVAGLLHVSHLVMFTSTETASYVRFGRFPRGPTLTFRMLKYSLSREVLSQLRKQYAFDKAFRNFPLVVLNNFSGEGAHMKLMATMFQNMFPTINLTKVNLDSVRRCVLFNYNREDKSIEFRHYGIRVAPVGLSRGVKKLVQSKVPNLGRYEDVSEFLLRGDVSESEAEDDGESHVTLPQKISSRGNVQDGQSAIRLSELGPRMTLQLIKVEGGLCEGEVIYHDLITKTDEEIALINKRREQKRRLKEERKRIQEKNKQEKERKKELLKKKSLEGIEKKKKEYHPKKDDVEGVKLAGETKTGEADDENDSDWYRKEVGQDPDKDLFSNHKSSGMKRTYSDKQSRDRYNKKLKTDFNQDRDKRNNTSFKPCLSKRFQQKSRRSKKVMGSKVRKGQRHR; this is encoded by the exons ATGGGAAAGAGACGGTCGAAAAAG gGTAAAACTGCTAAAAATAATCCTAACAGTGCAGAAACAGAACCAGAAGAGCTAACAAGAGCTCCTCACTCGTTTGTTATCCACAGAGGCTCTGTTGGGCGAACAATTGTTGATTTTACAAAAGATTTCAGAAAAGTAATGGAACCATTTACAGCTTCTTCACTGAAG GTGAGGAAGAAGAATGTGTTGAAAGACTTTTCAGCAGTAGCGGGTCTACTCCATGTATCCCACTTGGTGATGTTTACGAGCACTGAAACTGCAAGCTACGTTCGTTTCGGCCGGTTTCCTCGTGGTCCGACTCTTACATTTCGCAtgttgaagtattctttgtctcgaGAAGTTTTGTCTCAACTGAGGAAGCAGTATGCTTTTGATAAAGCATTCAGAAATTTCCCTCTAGTTGTCCTGAATAATTTCTCTGGGGAAGGAGCTCACATGAAACTAATGGCAACCATGTTTCAGAACATGTTTCCGACAATCAACTTGACCAAG GTGAACTTGGACTCAGTTCGCAGATGTGTTCTGTTTAACTACAACCGTGAGGACAAATCTATTGAGTTCCGACATTACGGGATAAGAGTGGCTCCTGTTGGTTTGTCTCGAGGCGTAAAGAAACTTGTTCAGAGTAAAGTGCCTAATCTTGGTCGCTACGAAGATGTCTCTGAATTTCTTCTGAG GGGAGACGTATCTGAGAGTGAGGCCGAGGATGATGGGGAGAGCCACGTAACTCTGCCGCAGAAGATATCGTCCCGGGGAAACGTACAGGATGGCCAGTCAGCCATCCGGCTCAGTGAACTAGGGCCTAGGATGACACTGCAG CTGATCAAGGTGGAAGGAGGTCTCTGTGAAGGGGAGGTCATATACCATGACCTAATCACAAAAACTGATGAGGAAATTGCTCTCATTAACAAGAGAAGAGAGCAAAAGAG GAGACTGAAAGAGGAACGAAAGAGAATACAGGAGAAGAACAAACAAGAAAAGGAGAGGAAAAAAGAATTGTTGAAAAAGAAATCACTTGAAGGCATTGAAAAGAAAAAGAAGGAATATCATCCCAAGAAAGATGATGTTGAAGGTGTGAAACTAGCAGGAGAAACAAAAACGGGAGAGGCTGATGATGAAAATGATTCGGACTGGTACAGAAAGGAAGTTGGACAAGATCCAGATAAAG ACCTGTTTTCAAATCATAAGTCTTCAGGCATGAAAAGGACGTACTCAGACAAACAATCTAGAGATAGATACAACAAGAAACTGAAGACTGACTTTAATCAAGATAGAGATAAGAGAAATAATACATCATTCAAGCCTTGTTTAAGTAAGAGATTTCAACAAAAAAGTCGCAGAAGCAAAAAAGTCATGGGAAGTAAAGTCCGTAAAGGACAAAGGCATCGATGA